One window of the Crassaminicella thermophila genome contains the following:
- the rsmG gene encoding 16S rRNA (guanine(527)-N(7))-methyltransferase RsmG, whose protein sequence is MNNKEILEKGAKELGLYLNEYQIQQFLKYKDLLIEWNEKINLTAITEEKEVMIKHFLDSISCISLPYIKENSKVIDVGTGAGFPGIPIHIYYPNVRLTLLDSLKKRINFLKEVCENLGLESVNFEHGRAEDFGKDKNFREKYDIAVARAVAQLNVLCEYCLPFVKVGGYFVCQKGPNIDEEMKDAKKAIEILGGKFIEKKDIKLPFSQIRHNVVVIQKIKETSTKYPRKAGTPTKKPL, encoded by the coding sequence ATGAATAATAAGGAAATTCTAGAGAAAGGAGCCAAAGAATTAGGATTATATTTAAATGAATATCAAATTCAGCAATTTTTAAAGTATAAGGATTTGTTGATTGAATGGAATGAAAAAATAAACTTAACAGCTATTACAGAAGAAAAAGAGGTTATGATTAAGCACTTTTTGGATTCTATATCTTGTATAAGTCTTCCATATATTAAAGAAAATAGTAAAGTCATTGATGTAGGTACTGGTGCTGGGTTTCCAGGGATTCCAATCCATATTTATTATCCAAATGTTCGTTTGACTTTATTAGATTCCTTAAAAAAAAGAATAAATTTTTTAAAAGAAGTTTGTGAAAATTTAGGACTAGAAAGTGTAAATTTTGAGCATGGACGTGCTGAAGACTTTGGGAAAGATAAAAATTTTCGAGAAAAATATGATATAGCAGTTGCAAGGGCAGTGGCACAACTAAACGTATTATGTGAATATTGTTTGCCATTTGTTAAAGTTGGAGGGTATTTTGTTTGTCAAAAAGGTCCTAATATTGATGAAGAAATGAAGGATGCAAAAAAAGCAATAGAAATTTTAGGTGGTAAATTTATTGAAAAGAAGGATATAAAACTTCCATTTTCTCAGATTAGGCATAATGTTGTTGTTATACAAAAAATAAAAGAGACTTCGACGAAATATCCTCGAAAAGCTGGAACTCCGACGAAAAAACCTTTATAA